The following proteins come from a genomic window of Heyndrickxia acidicola:
- a CDS encoding glycine C-acetyltransferase: MSSNALESFLNENLNELRDKGLYNEIDIVESANGPVIKINGNQLINLSSNNYLGLATDERLKEVALQAIKEYGVGAGAVRTINGTLDLHIKLEEKLAEFKGTEAAIAYQSGFNCNMAAISAVMDKNDAILSDELNHASIIDGCRLSKAKIIRFNHSDMDDLRKKAKEAKESGLYNKIMVITDGVFSMDGDIANLPGIIDIAEEFDLITYVDDAHGSGVTGKGAGTVKHFGLADKVDFQIGTLSKAIGVVGGYVAGKQNLIDWLKVRSRPFLFSTALTPADVVAATRAVELLMESTELNDRLWENGNYLKKGLKELGFNIGESETPITPCIIGDEKKTQLFSKRLIEEGVYAKSIVFPTVPQGTGRVRNMPTAAHTKEMLDKAIAVYEKVGKEMGILV; the protein is encoded by the coding sequence ATGTCAAGCAATGCTTTAGAAAGCTTCTTAAATGAAAATCTTAATGAATTAAGGGATAAGGGACTGTATAACGAAATAGACATTGTTGAGAGCGCAAACGGACCTGTTATAAAAATAAATGGGAATCAATTGATTAATCTATCATCGAATAATTATTTGGGGCTGGCAACAGACGAACGCTTAAAAGAAGTAGCATTACAAGCAATAAAGGAATATGGAGTGGGGGCAGGAGCGGTTCGAACTATTAACGGTACCCTTGATCTCCATATCAAGCTAGAGGAAAAGCTCGCTGAATTTAAAGGAACAGAAGCAGCGATCGCTTATCAATCAGGATTTAATTGCAATATGGCTGCAATTTCTGCGGTTATGGATAAAAATGATGCCATCTTGTCTGATGAATTGAATCATGCCTCCATTATTGACGGCTGCCGCTTGTCAAAGGCAAAAATTATCCGCTTTAATCACTCAGATATGGATGATTTACGCAAAAAGGCAAAAGAGGCTAAGGAATCAGGATTATATAATAAGATCATGGTGATCACGGATGGCGTATTTTCAATGGATGGTGATATAGCCAATCTGCCGGGGATCATTGATATTGCAGAAGAGTTCGACCTTATTACGTATGTAGATGATGCCCATGGCTCGGGTGTTACAGGAAAAGGTGCAGGCACGGTGAAGCATTTCGGTCTGGCAGACAAGGTTGACTTCCAAATTGGGACTTTATCAAAAGCCATTGGAGTGGTCGGAGGATATGTAGCAGGAAAACAAAACCTTATAGACTGGTTAAAAGTACGTTCACGTCCATTTCTTTTCTCTACTGCCCTGACACCCGCGGATGTAGTGGCAGCAACAAGAGCTGTTGAGTTATTAATGGAAAGCACTGAATTGAATGATCGTTTATGGGAGAATGGAAATTACCTGAAAAAAGGCTTAAAAGAGCTTGGATTCAATATAGGAGAAAGTGAAACACCTATTACTCCATGCATTATCGGTGACGAAAAGAAAACTCAGCTGTTCAGTAAAAGGCTAATTGAAGAGGGCGTTTATGCCAAATCCATTGTATTCCCAACTGTCCCACAAGGAACAGGGCGTGTGAGGAATATGCCAACAGCAGCACATACGAAGGAAATGCTGGATAAGGCCATTGCCGTCTATGAAAAAGTAGGAAAAGAAATGGGGATTTTAGTGTAA
- a CDS encoding L-threonine 3-dehydrogenase, which produces MKKVLVTGSLGQIGTELVSKLRSVYGDSNIIATDIRSNDSDVVKSGPFEILDVTDEQKMFDIASKYKVDTIIHLAALLSATAEKKPLLAWNLNMGGLVNALETARELKCQFFTPSSIGAFGPSTPKDQTPQDTIQRPTTMYGVNKVSGELLCDYYYHKFGLDTRGVRFPGLISYEAEPGGGTTDYAVEIYYEAIRNRQYTSYIDKGTYMDMMYMPDALNAILDLMEADGSKLIHRNAFNITAMSFAPEDVAAEIQKHMPSFKMDYQVDPVRQAIADSWPNSIDSSAAQREWGFKTEYNLEKMTADMLEKLGKKLQSAERAVN; this is translated from the coding sequence ATGAAGAAGGTTCTAGTAACGGGATCTCTTGGACAAATTGGTACAGAGCTTGTATCAAAACTTCGATCTGTCTATGGAGATAGCAATATTATTGCCACTGATATCCGCAGCAACGACAGTGATGTAGTCAAAAGCGGACCATTTGAAATATTGGATGTAACAGACGAACAAAAAATGTTTGACATTGCCAGCAAATACAAGGTTGATACCATCATTCACCTGGCAGCTCTTTTATCTGCAACTGCAGAAAAAAAACCTTTGCTTGCATGGAACCTGAATATGGGCGGACTGGTCAATGCACTTGAAACAGCAAGAGAGTTAAAATGCCAATTTTTCACACCTAGTTCTATTGGTGCATTTGGTCCTTCAACACCAAAGGACCAAACACCTCAGGATACCATTCAGCGTCCTACTACAATGTATGGAGTCAACAAGGTATCCGGCGAGCTTCTTTGCGACTACTATTATCATAAGTTTGGTCTTGATACGAGGGGAGTAAGATTTCCAGGCCTCATTTCATATGAAGCAGAGCCCGGAGGCGGCACTACTGATTATGCAGTAGAAATCTACTACGAAGCAATTCGTAATCGGCAATATACTTCTTATATTGATAAAGGCACTTATATGGATATGATGTATATGCCGGATGCTTTAAATGCTATCCTGGATTTGATGGAAGCTGATGGAAGTAAACTGATTCATCGCAATGCATTTAACATTACAGCCATGAGCTTTGCTCCTGAGGATGTAGCAGCCGAAATTCAAAAGCATATGCCAAGCTTTAAAATGGATTATCAGGTTGACCCAGTCAGACAGGCGATTGCCGACAGCTGGCCTAATTCCATTGATTCTTCTGCTGCCCAAAGAGAATGGGGCTTTAAAACGGAATATAACCTTGAAAAAATGACGGCAGATATGCTGGAGAAGCTTGGAAAAAAACTTCAAAGCGCTGAACGTGCAGTAAATTAA
- a CDS encoding ATP-binding protein, with protein MDYIMSESRRRFWYLTAVILILLFCTQMIFVLFFQRSSWFIGAIVFISLLAFTIITFSMYRLSLFFSKLKKVEEEEKRWSILIDAMPDFVCFKDHKSRWVRVNDFGRKLYHLENVDYIGKTDIELGELTPFFKEGFDQCFISDEEAWLSGELMRVEESFQVPSGEQKSFDVLKIPLFYPNGDRKGLLTIGRDISQQKVAESMLIKQEKLSVVGELAAGIAHEIRNPLTSIKGLTQFMHETKNITDEYVNVMISEIDRINQIAGELLALSKPQSRCYSETSLREIIQYVLHIMQPEALLKDVQLIFCDDNHPKVIKGDRNELIQIFINFLKNAMEAMPNGGTIRIDTESNAEKVKVTISDEGIGIPTERLNKIGEPFYTLKEKGMGLGLTISQKIIQQHHGILELKSEEGVGTDVLVILPLIKQAAAG; from the coding sequence ATGGACTATATAATGAGTGAAAGTCGAAGAAGGTTTTGGTATCTAACCGCCGTTATACTTATACTCCTCTTTTGCACACAAATGATTTTTGTTCTGTTTTTTCAGCGCTCAAGCTGGTTTATTGGAGCCATTGTTTTTATATCGTTACTGGCATTTACCATTATTACTTTCTCAATGTACCGTCTTTCTCTTTTCTTTTCCAAGCTTAAAAAAGTAGAGGAAGAGGAGAAAAGGTGGTCTATTTTAATAGATGCAATGCCGGATTTTGTTTGTTTTAAAGATCATAAAAGCCGCTGGGTTCGCGTAAATGATTTCGGCAGAAAGCTCTATCACTTGGAAAATGTTGATTACATTGGAAAAACAGATATAGAGCTTGGCGAGTTGACTCCATTTTTTAAAGAAGGATTTGACCAGTGCTTTATTTCAGATGAGGAAGCATGGCTAAGCGGAGAGCTGATGCGAGTAGAAGAATCCTTTCAGGTACCTTCAGGGGAGCAAAAAAGTTTTGATGTTCTAAAAATTCCTCTCTTTTACCCGAATGGAGATCGTAAGGGGCTGCTGACAATAGGACGCGATATCTCTCAGCAAAAGGTTGCTGAATCTATGCTGATTAAGCAAGAGAAACTTTCTGTCGTTGGAGAACTGGCTGCTGGAATTGCACATGAAATCCGCAATCCGCTGACCAGTATTAAGGGCCTTACCCAGTTCATGCATGAAACTAAAAATATTACAGATGAATATGTAAATGTCATGATTTCCGAGATTGACCGGATTAACCAAATAGCTGGTGAGCTCCTAGCTCTTTCTAAGCCGCAGAGCAGGTGCTATAGCGAAACATCTCTAAGAGAAATTATTCAGTATGTTCTCCACATCATGCAGCCGGAAGCATTGCTGAAAGATGTACAGCTTATCTTTTGTGATGATAATCATCCAAAAGTGATAAAAGGAGACCGGAATGAGCTGATTCAGATCTTCATCAATTTTTTAAAGAATGCAATGGAAGCTATGCCAAATGGCGGAACGATAAGGATAGATACAGAGTCAAATGCTGAGAAGGTTAAAGTGACAATATCCGATGAAGGAATTGGGATTCCAACGGAGCGTCTTAATAAGATCGGGGAGCCATTCTACACATTAAAAGAAAAAGGAATGGGACTTGGATTAACCATCAGCCAGAAAATCATTCAGCAGCACCATGGTATTTTAGAATTGAAAAGTGAGGAAGGGGTCGGCACGGATGTTTTGGTTATCCTTCCATTAATTAAGCAGGCTGCTGCAGGTTAA
- a CDS encoding DUF871 domain-containing protein: MLGISIYLSEPVEEKKPYIEKMKNAGFTSIFTSLHIPEDNPEVYRERLMELGTYAKEYGLELMADISSKSLSYLGYTWDKATELLHWGLTGLRIDYGIENESIAALSKKMKVALNASTLTQELLKELLESGLETSSVEAWHNFYPRPETGLDREGFSILNKWLTEHRIQVMAFIPGDQRLRAPLYMGLPTLEDHRGSSPFASFMDLHYKEGISKILVGDPEISESSLRQFTALQKGFILLRARPLVDKPELLNLCTMVHTNRPDAARDCIRSMESRVNQLAEGLSLPPAAAVTRKKGSITIDNQLYGRYQGELQITKTDLCADEKVNVIGHVVEEDIPLLPFIKGGQAFKVEWVKRKAEPDA, encoded by the coding sequence ATGCTCGGCATATCCATCTATTTGTCTGAACCTGTAGAGGAAAAAAAGCCCTATATAGAAAAAATGAAGAATGCCGGATTTACTTCTATTTTCACCTCTCTGCATATCCCGGAAGACAATCCGGAGGTTTACAGAGAAAGATTAATGGAACTTGGAACCTACGCCAAAGAATATGGTCTTGAGCTGATGGCGGATATCTCCTCTAAATCGTTGAGCTATTTGGGATACACATGGGACAAAGCAACAGAGCTTTTACATTGGGGACTGACTGGGCTGAGAATAGATTACGGTATAGAAAATGAAAGCATTGCAGCGCTATCAAAAAAAATGAAAGTGGCCCTGAATGCAAGCACGTTGACACAGGAACTCTTAAAGGAGCTCCTTGAAAGCGGATTGGAAACATCCTCTGTTGAAGCCTGGCATAACTTCTATCCACGCCCCGAGACTGGCTTGGATAGAGAGGGATTTTCAATTTTGAATAAGTGGCTTACAGAGCATAGAATTCAGGTAATGGCTTTTATTCCGGGGGATCAGCGTTTAAGGGCCCCTCTATATATGGGCCTCCCCACTCTCGAGGACCACAGAGGGAGTTCACCTTTTGCGTCCTTTATGGACTTGCATTATAAAGAAGGAATTAGCAAAATCCTTGTAGGCGATCCGGAAATAAGTGAATCTTCCCTTCGTCAATTTACAGCCTTGCAAAAGGGGTTTATATTGCTGAGGGCACGTCCTTTAGTGGACAAACCAGAGCTATTGAACCTGTGCACGATGGTACATACAAATCGCCCAGATGCAGCAAGAGACTGCATACGATCAATGGAATCAAGGGTCAATCAATTGGCAGAGGGTCTTTCACTTCCCCCTGCGGCAGCCGTCACCAGAAAAAAAGGTTCAATTACCATTGACAACCAGTTATATGGACGGTATCAGGGGGAATTGCAAATTACCAAAACCGATCTCTGTGCAGACGAAAAAGTAAATGTGATAGGACATGTTGTTGAGGAGGACATCCCGCTTCTCCCATTTATAAAAGGAGGTCAGGCCTTTAAAGTGGAATGGGTGAAAAGAAAAGCGGAACCCGACGCTTAG